From Rhododendron vialii isolate Sample 1 chromosome 7a, ASM3025357v1:
aaaccaacattattaaaattataagtagttatatatcaataatattcaaaatcaaatatatatgaaataaaattttaaaattcgagAGCTCGAGGAGTCTAGAGGGGTTGCAGGACCGACCCCAACGTAGCTCCGCTGCTCCTCAAGTGATAAAGACTAAAGAATACTAACGACTAGGTATATGTCGAGAGTTTGACTCCCGCTAGTTCTCTACCCACACGTGCACTGAATCTAGCCCTTGGTTTATTGGTAGatcttttttgtctttggtTGACCCTTGGCCTTAGGAAGATCTTCGATATTTATTGTTTGGTCATCTATTGAGATTTCGATGTCACTTTTTGAAACTATGAATTGTGAGACTCAATCAGCTggttggttttgagttttgggaTTTCGGATTCGCTTTGGGTGTCAAATGGACGGGTTTTGACTAAATTGGATAAATTATAAGTGAATTGGATCTTTAATGGGTTATTGATCCATTTAGATCCAATTATTTAGGAATTTAATTACCCATATCCAactcaacccatttatttaaaatcaaattcAATCCGCTCGTTaacccaattaaaattaaaaatgaataaaatacatatatacattgAAATGGCCATATCACCcttgtacatttaaatgaccaaattacccttgcatactaaaattaccataacacccctatatactaaaatgaccaaattactcCTATATAGTAAAGTTATTGAATCGAAAGGAAATTTTGCTgaaattttaagaaatttttacGAAAAGATACAACATATAAAGTTTGGGATATCACCGACACAGGGGAAATGAGAAAAAActggttttttcttctttttttttcggtgATGACATGAAAAAaagcagaggagagagagagagagaagcaaacaGTCGAaagtaaaatttgaaatattccAGAGCCGAGATATATGTATACACGTCTACAAGTACATACAGAGAGAGGTGAGAGGGAAGCTCATACCTTGGAAACGAACACAGAAGAGATCGATTGAGCAGAGAACAACGcaaaacacagagagagacgacgacgacgaggagcTCGAGGTCCGACACAGGGGAAAAAAATCTAGTGTTTTTTATGAGTTCAAACTCAGCTCGACTCAGGTTGTACTGTAACTAACATTCCTAACATGAAACCATTCAAACCGAGTTATCAGTTCCCGATTTAACTAAGAAAAATGTTCGCTTCACGTAAcatgtttacttttgtttttttcatttctgtgatagttctatttttttgttgggtaataTTTATGACTCATTGGACATTTAAGTTAACtcaattgaaattcaattaagacccaataataaatgggttagatgagTTTGGACCCATTATAatccaactaataaatgagttgggttgggtctattttttaataggtAGGTTTGGGTTTCTTAATAGGTCTGAGTTCAATTTGCCTCCCCTACTCTCAAAGTacagtttttaataaattttctttcgatcattactcttatttctgtttttatctttctccactcaaaattcaaaatccaaataccaaaacgaacgAGGTCACGAGTCTTGCAGTTGAGATGTTTCAATTGAGTAGATTTGGTGAGAGAATTTGTTATTTTGGGCCGTCAAATTTGTCTCTTtataagagttttttttgttgtgtacCTCTCCAAAGCATTATTCTCTTTACATTAGTGAAACCCGTCTCTAGTTTGTTTGACCGAACATGAAGTAGGGTTATATTGATCACTCTATGCCGAAACACACATCTCTTGGTCTCTTTGATACTTTTTGATTGCGATTTGTTTCTCCACATGAATATCTAACACATTTTGGTTTGTTTCTTCCCCACCATTATCATAGATATCAATAATTCCTTTGCACTTGTGTCTTTTCCGAGCCTCTCGCACAACAAAAATCAGTGCATATAACAATCACATGATACTATACATATCTTATTATTTAATATGTTTAGAAGTAAAACTGATACGTATCTTGTATTATCTTGTGATATCACACGATCCACAAAATGGAATATGCTCGTATTTTATTCTTATTAGAACATACGTGCATTTAAATAGTCAATTACGTGATGTTTTGAAGCATTAAAGTTTaggttttgcattttttattggGCATACCTTTTTAAAACTTATATTTACTATAGCTAACTTTCTCATGATACCATAGTTTTgttaaggaaattgattttaacactctaaaaattgatggacgggctccaaaacgacgtcgttttgtgtaTCAACACGGTTCAATTTTGGAgaccctccatcaatttttgaagtcccaaaatcacaatcctttTGTTAAATGACATCATTAGCCTCAAACTTGGCATGGACCTCCCGTGTGAGTAACGTTTCCCAAACGTCCGGGACTGACGATGATGATGTTTTTACAATTTTACCCACAATTACGAtgagtttggattaaaaagttaagtgacttattttatttatttattttcaaatatatcttgcattttttgttttgaatcaaacttttgtaacttattgattcgtttcgacgagaggaactagaaaaataaaaaataagtcaataagacaatGGTTCATAATATGGTTATTATATACTCCATAGAGTGAACAATAAGTCAACATCATCTTTGTGATCAGATCCATTGTTTGTCTTTTTCGTTTTATGtgttttgatctttttttcTAAAGTTTTGTTAGATTCATGTTATAATTTTTGGGTCAATCATCCATATCAATGAGAGGAGTTTAAAAAGTTGTAACAATCCACGCCAATTGATATGTTAACCCTTAGCCTAACTACGTGACCCAAAAAATTAATCTCGGGTGATACATGAGTAACTCGTTGCAACTCATTATATATCACATTCATCACCCACATCTGACCGATGTGGGACTAATTGCCCAAGATGGGCTCTCACAAAAGTAAAACTTacgaataaaaacaaaaaaatgagttcgctaaagataaaaaaaaattacaacataGATGcatttttgtctaaagtgtcgtattatataaacttttttcaacatcggtgcatattaatacactttcttatttctctcattgagaagaatgattaatttcaaaaattacgacggaaagttaaacaaaaagttaaaaaaagagaaagaaataccCTAATAATAGTAGCTTGGATCAAATTATGCCAAGGATGTCAACATGACATTTCTATTTACACTGTCAAATTAAATATAAAAGCCTGCCACGTAAGCAAGATATAGGAGCCTTCcagttacaattttttttccaacgcTACACACCCGCATCTGATAAATACCCCATATCACATTGACAAAAATTATGGGATATTAATGATGTAGCGCATGTCCGTGCCTTCAAGTACGGCTTGACAATCGAAACGCGCAAATCAATATGAGCTCACGTACTATATCTCAATCCCCATCCAAACGACTCAAACTATGCCGAAAAAATAGCCAAGCATATTCCTTGACCTGGTTAACTTTGAATCAACAACTTAAGAACGAATAATTTACCAATCTCTAACATCTTCGTGTACAAAATCAAAGTACATAAAACCTCATAAAATTTGGAATTACCGAGAATCCTTCCCCAACCAAAACAACAATGATAATTAAAAACAATACACAACAAACAAATTACGTGCCTTAATGAGGCATAAAAAAGAACTCCGGACATCATGCCATATtgacaagaaggaaaaaattatgCAAGGATGTCAACAGGACATTTCTATTACACTGTCAAATAAAAGCTTGCCACCTAAGCAAGATATAGGATCATTCCAgttattttttccaaatctaTGTGTGCACGCGCGCATCTGATAACTACCCCATATCACGTTGCGAAAAAATATTGGATATTAATGAATATgaaatggtttctttttttggatcggcTGAATATGAAATGTTGTTATTGGTGAACGGGCATAACCTAAAACCTATGTTATTCGGTTTAAATGAGTTGACATGTCCAAATCAAAAAGTGTGATTATTATATAGTTAAATGAATAGACGTGAACGTTTAACGGTGACAAATCTGTGCCTATATAAGAAGAGAACACAATCAACCAGTCTATCTCACTAGAACTCTCTCCTTTATTATCGTTTATAGCGGCTCGCAAaatttaaagttgttttgattctTCTTCACCAGTGCATGACACAGTTGGAAACACATGTCATTCGGGACGCGCTTCATTGTATCTTGGACGTGAATTCGCTGTTAATCCGATTTCGGCACACCACATCCAATTAAATAGGTGGGGGAGAATATTATCTTAAGATTTTTTGGTGCGAATTTGctattttctccatttttatttactttcaaATATACATAATTTGCACCAACACATTGAAACAGTCATATTACGCCGGATATATTTTTAGATCTTGTTGTTATAACTTcagatttcttttgttttggattttgataagTGTTCGTAACTTGAAATATGTCATGTTTTTATTCGTTATTGTATGGGTCATATTTGAAagattatactccctccgtccctttttaagtgtcctgcttcgtaacttcaacttattaaaaagacatcatcattatacctttcacatcaactttttcctccattttccctacttacccatcatcattacacttttactctctaacttttcaaaattgaatctacttttaggggcaaaatggaaaattcaccaacttttacccactaactttacaaaatggacacttattaaaggacagcccaaaatggaatactggactataaaatagggacggagggagtactttttattGTTGTGCCCGTATTATTTTAATTGTCAGAGTGAATCGTTTCCAAGAGAAAGTAAAATTAATTCAAAATTGTAATGATTAATGGAGGTgccttcaaaaaaatgaaactgTTCCAAGCTATTTCGTAAAAGATAACAATAATTTCAGGGCACGTTTGATTGTCGGATTATTTTCAGGAAAGATTGGATGAGATGGAGTACTTAATGGTTATTCAAACGTTTCCAAAACTACGTGTATATATTATGGTATCAAAAATATTAAATTGGATTTGGTTCCAGAGTTTATGGTGGCCGGGATGTGAAATTACTTGTTCATATTACGAGTACTATTCATATTTATTTTCGAAATAGCCAAATGGATTTTGTCATTTTGTACGTGAGGTCTGCTGTGTTTGGTTAATGTCTACTTCATTGACATATAGATCTGACCCGTTAATACtatgagaaaaacttatttacggaggagCCGTAAATAAGTGTTTTCAGAAGAATataactgaaaaaaaaatttaaaaatttgaaccttccaatacactttttgacACGCATGCAAGATTCGCCGATGTTGTAAACAACTTATTCACATAGGAGCTGTGAATAAGTATATCTCCTATACTATTTGATCAGTGTACTGCtcagttcttcttcttcttagacCTTCCTTTTTCTGCATGCCAATAGTGGCATTAAAACATGGTTACGTTAATGTTTTTCTAACGTTTCAGGTATGAGAAGTATCACTGCTACTACGGAGgcgaagagaaagagagaaaggataACTACGCTGACATGGTACGTACTAAAATTTCCTTGGACGCGTACAGTCTTTACCCAAGCGGCTCGCGTCCATATATCATCCTCTTAAAATGCAATCTCTTTCGAGCGCGCAGATATATTTTGTGGTCTACTACAGTTTACTAGAAAGCCATAGTCTTATATGATGTAGTCACGGAAACGAAATTTAGCCATGATCGATTATCTTCCTGGTGGTCTAAGTTAACTCGTTACTATAGTACGAGTGATCTGGAATCTATGACCACTTTATTGGACTACAATTTTGCggtctccaaaaaaaaaaaacacatcgcTATTCGTTTAAAAATGTTTATGTCGAAGCACGATGTCTCGTATCGCAGTCGATGTGATGCAGCCGGTcccaaatatgttttttttttcttctctttcttaaGTTTACTAGTACTTGGATGAAGAGTTGATTGGATTTACTACTGGCACATCATGGAGACTATACATGTGTATTGGATTTGGCCTTCAGGTGAAAAAATACTATGACCTTGTTACTAGCTTCTATGAATATGGATGGGGCGAGTCATTCCATTTTGCACACAGGTTACTATTTGTcccctttgtttttgtttttaaggcGATGTTCAGTTGCACGTACGGGAAGGATAAGAtcgaaaattattttttcagtaGCTTTTTGTATGTTTAGTTACATAAAAAGTTGTGGGACCCATAATTTCAactttttcattgaaaaatatttcccTGCAAAATAGATTCTgcaaaaagaaaggaattttaattttcctgcaagattttttttgttaagagaACATATACATAAGGAAAATGAATTTCGTTTAACTTTACTTTACGTCTCTTCATTTTTTCTGCAAGTATATTTTCCCCGTAACATTTCCTAACAACTGAACGGAGTGTAATATCTCTAGTCTTGCATTACAGAAAAGCCTTTGTTTCCTGTTCCGCTAAGgttattatttttcaagtatttatttttctcttcactcTCTCACAAtttatcacttttaatttaaaaaataaatacttattttccttaacgGAACGGGACATTCTCATGGTCCTGAATGTATCGGTGCATGCAGATTGAAAGGGGAGTCTTTTCAAGGGAGCATTAAACGACATGAGCACTTCCTTGCATTACAGCTAGGACTAAAACCAGGGCAAAAGGTCTTAATTTCTTGCTGAATTAATCCAAGAAGATACACTTATTTATGGAGCCGTGGTAAACAGATGGTTCACGGAGCCGCACAATCTCGATCGTTTATTTCAGCTTTGGACGGTctggaaaaatttcattaacatttggaccattcaaaatactCTTGAACGGTCATGATTCACCTCTATAAACAACTGTTTACAGAATCCTccattaaaaagattttctctaaTTGAAGAGTACGAATTTTAGACTCAAATATTAAATTGAGATTCTAGCTTTTTGTTGACGCTGGCTGTTGTAGGTACTGGATGTTGGGTGTGGAATTGGTGGACCCTTAAGGGAAAGTTCAGGTATTGAAAATTGACGAGTAAACCTAATTTGTGCTGAATATTGCTAGTATATTTATTGATGTTGATTTTATAACTGTTTCCGTCATTTCACTGTCTGTTTAGATCCATTTGTAATAACAAATCGTGCCGTtaagctatttttttaaatatttttttttcaaaaaaaagtaatttcaagcttaaatataatgaaaataaaaaataaatttttaatttttttttgcaccgtttaaaagatctcaattacatctatcaaacaagattcatattagaaaaattatttgcgtaaacacataatttttgaacttaaaattacctttcttttttaaaagttccTTTTTATAGAAACCGGAACGGAGCCAAAGAGTTCGGAGAAATTTAAGGAAGAAACCAAAATGGCAAACAaaaatgaataacaaaaaatgTAAACCTACTGCACGAGCAAACAAACAAGAGTCGATTCTACTATGCGAGGAGAACAATGTTCGGAAGAGCTATAACGGTAACAACAACAAACTCCCACAGAGATACGAACTCACCCACCCCAAAATGCAAGTTCTCTTACAAAAACCCAATCGAAATCTCTCACCGAAATTCTCTCTCGTCAAGTCTCACGAAATTGATGCAAATCGGAATGCAGTTCCACCAAGTGACCGGATGTCAAGCAAAAACAGATGTTCTCATGAAACTCTACGATTTCAACCAACCAGGAGAAATTGCCGAAACAGATGATCTTTCAAATGGCCAAAGGCCTGCTGAATCCACCGTAAAAGGGGCAACCAAATAACTAAGGAAGACCGAACAAATACTAATCATTTAGGTTCTACAGATGAGACTCTTGGGGGACCTCTCAGAGGAACTATGGTCTTCTATGCATAAATGTTGTTCAAAAAACCAGTGCAAAAATGTTGGTTGGGGATCCTGCAGCTGATCCCCCTGTTGAAAGCCTATGTTActaactattttttctttttacaagaGTTTGTACTGAGAATCTGTTTGTTGGCTGATTTCTGGCAGCATGACCACCGTTACGGGATTGAACATCAGTGAATACCAAATAAGAAGAGCAAAGGTACATGTTGCGCTTCACAATTCGTCGTTTGATGATGATTATAGTCACTTGTTATTCTGTACAaacagaaaatcaagaaaaaaaattctgaattgaTATGCTCCAATGCAGATAGTTGATTGTTGTCCACCGGGTATTGAATTTTCTGTTCTATTTTTTGACTTGGGATTAGTAAACCAAGAAAACTTATAGAATTCATGTAGTTGTTTACTTGAAAATTTAGTTACTGGGGTTGTCTGCCATTCGTGCGAGACAAAGCTTAGGTGCTTCGGTTTTTCTACAGGCACTGAACCGCAAGGTTGGATTGGACAAGGCTTGCGACTTTGTCAAGGTCGGTAGTTTTACAGATAATTCTCATGGTTTTGTCACGAGATTCCTATATCGagcctttgattttttttcccctcaaacAATTGCAGGCGGATTTCATGGAAATGCCATTTCCTGACAATAGTTTTGATGCCGTATATGCAATTGAGGCTACTTGCCATGCTGCGGATGTGGTATGTGCATCTTAAACCCTTACTATGCTATTAAAAGTTTCAGAAGCATTCTCTGGTCAGGATCAAAATGTTAGCTTTCAATGAataaaggttttttttccttgttttcctATTGCCGATTGGTCCAACCCTTGTTACCATCCGAAAGTCCCTTCATTTTATTTACATGTGTTTTTTCGGTCATCATCTTCTTGTCTAAAGGTTGGGAGCTACAAAGAGATTTATAGAGTACTGAAGCCTGGCCAGTGTTTTGCTGCGTACGAGTGGTGCATGACTAATTCCTTTGATCTCCACAATCAAGAACACCAAAAAATCAAGGTTTTCTGcaaacacaaccaaacatgCTACTATTATAGTAGACAGTATCTTTGACAATGAGTTGACATAGATGCTTGTACGTATGGTTGACACAGGCAGAAATCGAGCTTGGTAATAGCCTCCCTGATATCAGGGGTACAGGACAATGCCTTGAGGCTTTGAAGCAAGCAGGATTTGAAGTGAGTAGCAAATTGCTGGTCTACTGAAATCTCTCTCATGTTATAGTAAACAAATTAACCGGAGAAAATGACCAGAATAACgagctctcttttttcttttccggtGTATGAAGGTAATATGGGATATAGATCTTGCAGCAGATTCACCCGTCCCTTGGTACTTGCCTTTGGAGCAAAATCAATTCTCACTGACTGGCTTCCGTCTTACAGCGGTTGGACGTTTTTTTACAAGAAACATGGTACGAGCCATGCACATGCTTCCGTGTAGATTGTTTTTGTTGTATACGGTCATATGTTTTCCATTCCGAGATGTTGGCATAGTTAATCAAAGCTAGTTTTAATTCTGTCTTTGTAGCTCAAGGGACTGGAATATATTGGACTTGCCCCAAAGGGAAGTCGAAGGGTTCATGATTTATTGGAGAAAGCTGCAGATGGGCTAGTTAACGGTGGAAGGTGAGAATTGATTTGACTCGTATTTATTCTCAGCTCCCTTGGAATTATCTTGGCAAAGAACTTTGATTAAGACAATCATAGTTTCCTTCTCTGTGTGATTCAACCTTGTTTTTCGATCGTGCATGGATAACTCTATAATTGTTTGACTCGTGATCATATAATTCTGTGTTTCAGGAAGGAAATCTTCACGCCAATGTATTTCTTCCTGGCTAGGAAGCCTCATTTGGATGGCTAGTAATGCCCAACTACGAACTAACAAGTTGTTGCTGGGGCCGAGCCAAAAAGAAGAGTTGCTGGGAATTCTGACTACCAGATTTCCgtttccatttatttttctgtAATTGCGTGTCCGGATTTAGGTTTCTGAGTTGCTTGTGCGTTACGGTATCCTGTTGTGACTTGTGTGTTTTCAAACTTGCAGTTTAATTGATTGTAAACTTCTTTGTTTCGCTCTTTCACGGTTATGAGCGTATGTTACGTGCGAAATTTTTCTCACCTTAGAAGGGAAATTCTCAATGTTAGGCTTTTGAAGACCCAACCTTTGCTTTTCCATTTTTGTAAAGAAAAGT
This genomic window contains:
- the LOC131334353 gene encoding cycloartenol-C-24-methyltransferase-like, with translation MTTVTGLNISEYQIRRAKALNRKVGLDKACDFVKADFMEMPFPDNSFDAVYAIEATCHAADVVGSYKEIYRVLKPGQCFAAYEWCMTNSFDLHNQEHQKIKAEIELGNSLPDIRGTGQCLEALKQAGFEVIWDIDLAADSPVPWYLPLEQNQFSLTGFRLTAVGRFFTRNMLKGLEYIGLAPKGSRRVHDLLEKAADGLVNGGRKEIFTPMYFFLARKPHLDG